The DNA segment TGCCAGTCGGCAATTGAATAATAAAAGCCCAGGGGGAAGTTGCGTTTGTGACACGCATCGGCGAGCATTGCCATCAGGTCTTTTCCGTACGGCGTATTCATTGTGTTGAATGCCGTGTGTGCTGTGTCCCACAAGCAGAATCCGTCGTGGTGTTTGGTTGTCGCGATGATGTATTGCATCCCGGCTTCTTCTGCGAGATCTAACCACGCGTTGGGATTGAAGTTTGTGGGATTCCACTGCTCGGCTAATTTCACGTATTCATTTGCGGGCATGCGTCCGCGCCACTGGTGCTGTTCGTGCCATCCAGGGATTGCGTAAATTCCCCAGTGGACGAACATACCAAATCGCTTTTCCAAAAACCAATCGCGTTCATCGCCAAATCGAGTTGCCATTCAATACCTCTAATTTCTATTCCCTCTTGAGGGCCAGTCTCCGGTGACTTTTTCAAATGGCGCGACGGGTTCAAATGCCTCGTCGTAATCCCCACCGTTATGGCTGGCTTCGCACGAGCGGAGCCATTGGCGCAGGGTCTCGCGGGTTTGCCCCATCCGCTCGCGTTGCTCATTCGCCAAATTGGTCGTTTCTGCGCGATCTTCAATCATGTCAAAACACAAATCTTCGCTGCCATCGTTCGATAGATTGGTCAGGCATTTATACTGGTTGTCGATCATCGCGATGGTCGGGGCGTCAAACATTGCGTTTTTAGGACTGTTGAACCGATACGGAATGGGAGTGGGGCGTTCTGTCATGTTTCCTTCAATTGTCGGTATCAGGCTGATGCCGTCAATGGGGCGATTATCGGGCATTTCATATCCCATGACCTCGGCGATTGTGGGGAAGTAATCCAGTGTGCTGCACGGCATTTCCACTGTGCGCCCGGGTTCTGCATGGCCCGGCCAGTGCAATAGCGCAGGTACGCCCACGCCGCCGTCAAATAGAGATCGTTTTCGCCCGCGCAAGCCGGCTGTTGATCCCCGGTTGCGGCCATCTCGCCCCGTGCGTCCTTCTGGCCCGTTGTCCGAGCAGAACCAGATCATGGTGTTGTCGGCTACACCCCATGCTTCCAATGCGTGATACAACCGCCCCACCTGATCGTCTATCGCGGTTATACAGCCGTAATAGTGTTGTTCATCCTCACTGTACTCAGCATACATTGCGCGATATTCCGGTCCGGCAACGACCGGGCTATGGGGCGCGTGAAACCAGATTGTCGTAAGGAATTGCTCGCCATTTTCAACAGCTTGTTCGATAAATGGAATTGCGCGATCCATCAATACCCGGGAATCGCATCCTTCCAGATTTTCCGTTGCCAGTTTTCCATTTTCGTAATATGGCGAGGCCCAGGGGCGGTCCAGGCGTTTTCCGGTTCTCTGGTTAATATCTACTGCTGGATCCCAGGTGGGAACCGCGTACTCTGTGGCAAATGTCGCATCGTAATCCCGCTCCCAGGGCGGGGCGTAGTTGCGCGCTGGATTGCGATTGGGCTTGCCCGAATAATTCGGGTCCAGGGTTCCCAGATGCCATTTGCCAAAGTGTCCGGTCGCATAGCCGAAGGATTTTAACATTCGCGCCAGCGTTATTTCCTGTGTGGGTAAGTGCCCGCGATTGGCGTGTGTTACGCCGTATCGAAAATAATGCCGTCCGGTTAAGCACGTCCCTCGCGTTGGGGAACACACTGGTCCTCCCGCATAAAATCGCGTAAATCGGATTCCATTGCTCGCCAGGCGGTCTAAATTCGGGGTTTTGATTATCTCATTTCCGTTAAATCCCACATCGCCATATCCCAGGTCGTCACACATCATTAAAATTATGTTGGGGCTGCTCATTTTTTAATCTCCATAAAATTCCGCTACAGGTGGAAAATGATCATCTGGCGGCAATGTATCGGGTACCAGTCTCAAGGGATCTGTGACGACATGTTTTTTGCCGGTGTATTTCGCCGCCGCATCGACGAAAATTATCACGTATCCCACCCGCCAATCATCGGTTTGATTCGGTCCCGCGGTGTGAAATGTCATTCCGTGATGAAATGTGCAATCCCCTGCTTGAAGAGGATGCGTTACCCTGGTGCGCCACGCGATTTCCGGTGCGAATTCCCGCCATCCTTCCTGATTA comes from the Gemmatimonadota bacterium genome and includes:
- a CDS encoding sulfatase-like hydrolase/transferase encodes the protein MSSPNIILMMCDDLGYGDVGFNGNEIIKTPNLDRLASNGIRFTRFYAGGPVCSPTRGTCLTGRHYFRYGVTHANRGHLPTQEITLARMLKSFGYATGHFGKWHLGTLDPNYSGKPNRNPARNYAPPWERDYDATFATEYAVPTWDPAVDINQRTGKRLDRPWASPYYENGKLATENLEGCDSRVLMDRAIPFIEQAVENGEQFLTTIWFHAPHSPVVAGPEYRAMYAEYSEDEQHYYGCITAIDDQVGRLYHALEAWGVADNTMIWFCSDNGPEGRTGRDGRNRGSTAGLRGRKRSLFDGGVGVPALLHWPGHAEPGRTVEMPCSTLDYFPTIAEVMGYEMPDNRPIDGISLIPTIEGNMTERPTPIPYRFNSPKNAMFDAPTIAMIDNQYKCLTNLSNDGSEDLCFDMIEDRAETTNLANEQRERMGQTRETLRQWLRSCEASHNGGDYDEAFEPVAPFEKVTGDWPSRGNRN